In Arthrobacter sp. B3I4, the following proteins share a genomic window:
- a CDS encoding aminotransferase class V-fold PLP-dependent enzyme codes for MTTTTFPPRPAVAGRRPLSAVSGADILAPLIQGGQVRYAHLDYAASAPALSVVSAYVNEILPYYASVHRGAGYASQVSTSVYENARSIVRGFVGGRPDDAVIFTRNTTDALNLLAGCLPAGGGQPTGEVLYLDIEHHANLLPWQNVPHRGVVAAPTLAGTLARLQAELASGGVSLLAVTGASNVTGEVLPVRELAVLAHAYGARIAVDAAQLAPHRRINIAADGVDYLAFSGHKLYAPFGAGVLVGRPDWLDAGTPHLAGGGAVRDARLETVNWTTGPARHEGGSPNVLGAAALARATQVIAALDEQQWHDHEDAIRSFLVEGLQQIDGVKVHTIFEDSALPGGPGSIGVVNFSVAGYDAGLVAAYLSAEHGVGLRDGRFCAHPLLKRLGLPAGSLRASFGLGSRLGDAERLLAGLEELRRNGLGSDYVVAAGRWVPANDTRSYPHWAPNTPGTAGAAPCILD; via the coding sequence ATGACGACTACCACTTTTCCTCCCCGTCCCGCCGTTGCCGGCCGCCGGCCGCTGTCCGCGGTGTCCGGCGCGGACATCCTGGCCCCGCTGATCCAGGGCGGCCAGGTCCGTTACGCGCATCTGGATTACGCCGCGTCAGCTCCCGCGCTGTCCGTGGTGTCCGCCTACGTGAATGAGATCCTGCCGTACTACGCCAGCGTGCACCGCGGCGCCGGGTACGCCTCCCAAGTGAGCACCTCGGTGTACGAGAACGCCCGGAGCATCGTCCGCGGGTTCGTCGGCGGACGCCCTGATGACGCAGTGATCTTCACCCGGAATACCACCGACGCACTGAACCTGCTGGCCGGCTGCCTTCCTGCCGGCGGGGGACAGCCCACCGGTGAGGTGCTGTATCTGGACATCGAACACCACGCCAACCTGCTGCCGTGGCAGAACGTGCCGCACCGGGGCGTGGTCGCGGCACCGACGCTGGCCGGAACGCTGGCGCGGCTCCAGGCGGAGCTGGCGTCCGGCGGCGTAAGCCTGCTGGCCGTCACCGGCGCGTCCAACGTCACCGGCGAGGTGCTGCCGGTCCGCGAGCTGGCGGTCCTGGCGCACGCATACGGCGCCCGGATTGCCGTCGACGCCGCCCAACTGGCCCCGCACCGGCGCATCAATATCGCCGCCGACGGGGTGGACTATCTCGCCTTCTCCGGCCACAAGCTCTACGCCCCGTTCGGCGCGGGAGTGCTGGTGGGCCGGCCCGACTGGCTCGACGCCGGCACCCCGCACCTCGCCGGCGGCGGCGCCGTCCGGGACGCCCGGCTTGAGACCGTCAACTGGACCACGGGGCCCGCCCGCCATGAAGGAGGATCGCCGAACGTCCTCGGCGCCGCCGCGCTGGCCCGCGCTACGCAGGTGATCGCAGCCCTCGACGAGCAGCAATGGCACGACCACGAGGATGCCATCCGATCCTTCCTCGTCGAGGGGCTGCAACAGATCGACGGCGTCAAGGTGCACACCATTTTCGAGGACTCCGCCCTCCCGGGCGGCCCCGGGAGCATCGGCGTCGTGAATTTCTCGGTAGCCGGGTATGACGCGGGCCTGGTAGCCGCCTATCTGTCCGCCGAGCACGGCGTCGGCCTGCGCGACGGCCGCTTCTGCGCGCACCCGCTGCTGAAGCGGCTGGGCCTGCCGGCGGGTTCGCTGCGGGCCAGTTTCGGCCTGGGCTCCCGGCTGGGGGACGCCGAGCGGCTGCTCGCCGGGCTCGAGGAGCTGCGGCGGAACGGCCTGGGCTCGGACTATGTCGTGGCTGCCGGCCGCTGGGTGCCTGCCAACGACACCCGCAGCTACCCGCACTGGGCCCCCAACACACCGGGCACCGCCGGGGCTGCACCCTGCATTCTGGACTGA
- a CDS encoding class I SAM-dependent methyltransferase: MAGGGPKLHHSRRQELGQSFQDGGEHYDRVRPGYPDDAADWLIPDGARDAADLGAGTGKFTALLVGRGLRTVAVDPSSDMLAQLRRSLPGVPALVGTAEHTGLPADAFDLVTVAQAWHWCDPVLASTEAARLLRPHGVLGLVWNQLDTAVPWVHRLSRIMHAGDVHKPSFKPALGAEFTALQSHLTRWEDPVGVQDILELAKSRSYYLRAGEATRAKVLSNLRWYLHDHLGHTDGEVLPLPYLTQSWRATRA, from the coding sequence GTGGCAGGCGGCGGCCCGAAACTACATCATTCCCGCCGGCAGGAGCTCGGCCAGAGCTTCCAGGACGGCGGCGAGCACTACGACCGGGTGCGGCCCGGCTACCCGGACGACGCGGCGGACTGGCTGATCCCGGACGGGGCGCGCGACGCCGCCGATCTCGGGGCCGGCACCGGCAAGTTCACAGCCCTTCTGGTCGGGCGGGGGCTCCGCACCGTGGCCGTTGACCCGTCATCGGACATGCTGGCGCAGCTGCGCCGCTCACTTCCGGGAGTACCCGCCCTCGTCGGGACCGCCGAGCACACGGGCCTGCCGGCGGACGCGTTCGATCTGGTCACCGTCGCGCAGGCCTGGCACTGGTGCGATCCGGTGCTGGCCAGCACCGAGGCCGCGCGGCTTTTGCGCCCGCACGGCGTGCTCGGGCTCGTCTGGAACCAGCTCGACACCGCCGTCCCCTGGGTCCACCGGCTGTCCCGGATCATGCATGCCGGCGATGTCCACAAGCCCTCCTTCAAGCCGGCCCTGGGTGCCGAATTCACCGCGCTGCAAAGTCACCTCACCCGCTGGGAAGACCCCGTCGGGGTGCAGGACATTCTCGAACTGGCCAAGTCTCGCAGCTACTACCTGCGCGCCGGCGAAGCGACCCGTGCCAAGGTGCTCAGCAACCTTCGCTGGTACCTCCACGACCACCTCGGGCACACAGACGGCGAGGTGCTGCCGCTCCCCTATCTGACGCAGAGCTGGCGCGCCACCAGGGCATGA
- the hisN gene encoding histidinol-phosphatase yields MSQPASSYNDDLRLAHVLADSVDSQTMNRFKALDLRIETKPDLTPVTDADKAAEEAIRGQLSRSRPRDAVLGEEFGSSGHGSRRWIIDPIDGTKNFVRGVPVWATLIALVDEGEPVVGVVSAPALGKRWWAAKGAGAYMGRSLAAATRLKVSNVSELSDASLSYSSLGGWKQRGNLDEFLGLTEEVWRTRAYGDFWSYCLVAEGAVDIACEPELNLYDMAALVPIVTEAGGRFTSLEGEDGPFGGNALATNSILHSEVLKRLNPGLDDLL; encoded by the coding sequence ATGAGTCAACCCGCTTCAAGCTACAACGATGACCTGCGCCTTGCCCACGTATTGGCGGACTCGGTCGATTCCCAGACCATGAACCGCTTCAAGGCGCTCGACCTTCGGATCGAAACGAAGCCTGACCTGACCCCTGTCACCGACGCAGACAAGGCCGCCGAAGAAGCCATCCGCGGCCAACTGTCCCGATCCCGTCCCCGCGACGCTGTCCTGGGCGAGGAGTTCGGCAGTTCCGGCCACGGCTCGCGCCGCTGGATCATCGACCCCATCGACGGGACCAAGAACTTCGTCCGTGGCGTCCCGGTCTGGGCCACGTTGATCGCGCTTGTCGACGAAGGCGAGCCCGTCGTCGGCGTCGTCAGCGCCCCGGCCCTGGGCAAACGCTGGTGGGCGGCCAAAGGCGCCGGCGCCTACATGGGCCGCTCCCTGGCCGCCGCGACACGGCTGAAGGTTTCCAACGTGTCCGAACTGTCGGACGCCTCGCTGTCCTATTCAAGCCTGGGCGGCTGGAAGCAGCGCGGCAACCTCGACGAGTTCCTCGGGCTCACCGAAGAAGTCTGGCGTACCCGCGCCTACGGTGACTTCTGGTCCTACTGCCTGGTGGCCGAAGGCGCCGTCGACATTGCCTGCGAGCCGGAACTGAACCTGTACGACATGGCTGCCCTGGTCCCGATCGTCACCGAGGCCGGCGGCCGTTTCACCTCGCTCGAGGGCGAGGACGGGCCTTTCGGCGGCAACGCGCTGGCCACCAACTCCATCCTGCACTCCGAAGTCCTCAAGCGGCTCAACCCGGGCCTCGACGACCTCCTCTAG
- a CDS encoding metal-dependent transcriptional regulator → MKTSPPSSSIEDYVKVIYSFTEWQDKPITSTQLAQRLGVANSSVSEMVRKLKEQGLVDHKPYSAVTLTGDGVRLALSMVRRHRLIETFLVQELGYRWDEVHDEAELLEHAVSDTFIERMAAKLGNPVRDPHGDPIPAADGSVLMPPAHRMSELDDGHTGQITRISDENPELLRYLAAEQIALDAQVQVLGRKPFGGPLVVRIGGPGQLRDVDLADEVASALWVHTDAAHSGCTVAG, encoded by the coding sequence GTGAAAACCAGTCCGCCATCCTCCTCGATCGAGGACTACGTCAAGGTCATCTATTCCTTCACGGAGTGGCAGGACAAGCCCATCACCTCCACGCAACTGGCCCAGCGGCTGGGCGTCGCCAATTCCTCTGTCTCCGAAATGGTGCGCAAGCTCAAGGAACAGGGCCTGGTGGACCACAAACCGTACAGCGCCGTTACGCTGACCGGCGACGGCGTCCGGCTTGCCCTTTCGATGGTCCGCCGGCACCGGCTGATCGAGACCTTCCTGGTCCAGGAGCTCGGCTACCGCTGGGACGAGGTCCACGACGAAGCGGAACTGCTCGAACATGCCGTCTCCGACACGTTTATCGAGCGGATGGCCGCCAAGCTGGGTAACCCGGTCCGAGATCCGCATGGTGATCCGATTCCCGCGGCGGACGGCTCGGTGCTGATGCCGCCGGCGCACCGGATGAGTGAACTTGACGACGGCCATACCGGCCAGATCACCCGGATCAGCGACGAGAACCCGGAGCTGCTGCGCTACCTTGCGGCGGAGCAGATCGCTCTGGACGCGCAGGTTCAGGTCCTCGGCCGAAAACCGTTCGGCGGCCCGCTCGTGGTCCGGATCGGCGGCCCCGGGCAGTTGCGCGACGTCGACCTCGCCGACGAGGTGGCGTCCGCACTCTGGGTGCACACGGACGCGGCCCACTCGGGCTGCACCGTCGCCGGCTAA
- a CDS encoding Nramp family divalent metal transporter codes for MLDVAGHEPSAAGQPPARGVRGHRRALLGLLGPAFVAAIAYVDPGNVAANLTAGAQYGYLLVWVLVAANVMAVLVQYQSAKLGIVTGRSLPEILGERLRPAWRRAFWVQAEIVAAATDLAEVVGGAVALYLLFGLPLPVGALLVGAVSMGLLAVQSRNQQRPFEFVIIFLLGIITVGFLAGLFISPPDARGVLAGLVPGFQGPDTVLLAASMLGATVMPHAIYVHSALSRDRHRPDRHLHVPHHAVARLVKATRWDVVTALAVAGVVNIGMLLLAASTLGGVEGTDSIEGAHAAITNSLGPVVGVIFAVGLLASGLASTSVGCYAGGTIMEGLLKLRIPLMVRRVLTLIPAVVLLAVGFDPTWALVLSQVVLSFGIPFVLVPLVVLTSSKTLMGRFADGLPLRIAAVVSVILVVALNLVLLWLTFSGAAGR; via the coding sequence GTGCTGGATGTCGCAGGACACGAACCGTCCGCCGCCGGGCAACCCCCCGCCCGAGGGGTGCGCGGACACCGCCGCGCCCTCCTGGGTTTGCTGGGCCCGGCCTTCGTGGCAGCCATCGCCTATGTGGACCCGGGCAACGTGGCCGCCAACCTTACGGCCGGTGCGCAATACGGCTACCTGCTGGTCTGGGTCCTCGTCGCGGCCAATGTCATGGCCGTACTGGTCCAGTACCAGTCAGCGAAGCTTGGCATCGTCACGGGCAGGAGCCTGCCCGAAATCCTTGGCGAACGGCTCCGGCCCGCCTGGCGCCGGGCCTTCTGGGTGCAGGCCGAAATCGTGGCCGCGGCCACCGACCTCGCCGAAGTCGTCGGCGGTGCGGTGGCGCTGTATCTGCTCTTCGGCCTCCCCCTCCCCGTTGGCGCCCTTCTTGTCGGGGCCGTTTCGATGGGCCTGCTCGCCGTGCAGAGCCGCAACCAGCAGCGGCCCTTCGAGTTCGTCATCATTTTCCTGCTCGGCATCATCACCGTTGGCTTCCTGGCCGGGCTTTTCATCAGCCCGCCCGACGCCCGCGGCGTGCTGGCCGGGCTCGTGCCCGGCTTCCAGGGTCCGGACACGGTACTCCTCGCCGCGAGCATGCTCGGTGCCACGGTTATGCCGCACGCCATCTACGTGCACTCGGCGCTCTCCCGGGACCGGCACCGCCCGGACCGCCACCTCCACGTCCCGCACCACGCCGTCGCCCGGCTGGTCAAGGCCACGCGCTGGGACGTCGTGACGGCGCTGGCCGTCGCCGGCGTCGTCAACATCGGGATGCTGCTGCTGGCCGCCTCCACCCTGGGCGGCGTGGAGGGAACGGACAGCATCGAGGGCGCCCACGCCGCGATCACCAACAGCCTTGGTCCGGTGGTAGGGGTGATCTTCGCTGTCGGCCTGCTGGCCTCCGGCCTGGCGTCCACCTCCGTGGGCTGCTATGCCGGCGGCACCATCATGGAGGGCCTGCTTAAGCTCCGGATTCCGCTGATGGTGCGCCGGGTCCTTACGCTGATTCCCGCCGTCGTGCTGCTGGCCGTCGGCTTCGACCCCACCTGGGCGCTGGTGCTCAGCCAGGTGGTGCTCAGCTTCGGGATACCCTTCGTGCTGGTCCCGCTCGTGGTGCTGACCAGCAGCAAAACCCTGATGGGGCGGTTCGCCGACGGACTGCCCCTGCGGATCGCCGCCGTCGTCAGCGTCATTCTGGTGGTGGCCCTGAACCTGGTCCTGCTGTGGCTCACGTTCTCCGGCGCGGCCGGACGGTAG
- a CDS encoding ribosome small subunit-dependent GTPase A produces the protein MARSTDSWDESDVRIRPNKKGSRPRTKDRPAHDDAVTGRIVTVDRGRYTAVVGEGTGTERTVIAARARELRRNPVVAGDFVSLVGDVTGEADTLARLVKIQDRRTLLRRSADDTDPIERAVVANADQLVVVVAAANPEPRTGFIDRALVAAYDAGIEPLLLVTKADVKDPAELLANYQHLDFPVIISKTADSAASGIDARSDDGLSARLDKAAVSQLRAHLDGKVTVMLGHSGVGKSTMVNALTGAERATGGVNAVTGRGRHTSSSALALKVNAAPPGSWIIDTPGIRSFGLAHVDPDRILRSFPDLAPGTEDCERGCKHDASAVNCGVDAWVSAGHAGPSGPARLASLRRLLGTDPRMEAPETKELGSVS, from the coding sequence GTGGCCCGCAGCACTGACTCCTGGGACGAGTCCGACGTCCGGATCCGTCCCAACAAGAAGGGCTCCCGCCCCCGCACCAAGGACCGGCCCGCGCACGACGACGCCGTAACCGGGCGGATCGTCACGGTGGACCGTGGCCGGTACACTGCCGTCGTGGGCGAGGGCACCGGCACGGAGCGGACCGTGATCGCGGCACGGGCCCGCGAACTGCGCCGCAACCCCGTGGTCGCCGGGGACTTTGTCTCCCTCGTCGGCGACGTGACCGGCGAGGCCGACACGCTGGCCCGGCTGGTCAAAATCCAGGACCGGCGGACCCTGCTGCGGCGCAGCGCGGATGACACGGACCCGATTGAGCGCGCCGTCGTGGCTAACGCCGACCAGCTCGTCGTCGTCGTGGCGGCCGCCAACCCCGAACCGCGCACGGGCTTCATCGACCGCGCCCTGGTGGCCGCGTACGATGCCGGCATCGAACCGCTGCTGCTGGTCACCAAGGCCGACGTGAAGGATCCTGCCGAACTGCTCGCCAACTACCAGCACCTTGATTTCCCGGTCATCATTTCGAAGACCGCGGACTCCGCCGCGTCCGGCATCGATGCCCGCTCCGACGACGGGCTCTCCGCCCGGCTGGACAAGGCCGCGGTCTCGCAGCTGAGGGCCCACCTCGACGGAAAGGTCACCGTCATGCTGGGCCACTCCGGCGTCGGCAAGTCCACTATGGTGAATGCCCTCACCGGAGCCGAGCGGGCCACCGGCGGCGTCAACGCGGTCACCGGCCGGGGCCGCCACACCTCCTCGTCGGCGCTGGCCCTGAAGGTCAACGCGGCGCCGCCCGGAAGCTGGATCATCGACACCCCCGGCATCCGTTCCTTCGGGCTGGCCCACGTGGACCCGGACCGGATCCTGCGCTCCTTCCCAGACCTGGCGCCCGGCACCGAAGACTGCGAGCGTGGCTGCAAGCACGACGCATCCGCCGTCAACTGCGGAGTCGACGCGTGGGTCTCGGCCGGCCACGCAGGCCCCTCCGGCCCCGCCCGGCTCGCGTCGCTGCGGCGTCTGCTCGGAACCGATCCGCGGATGGAAGCGCCGGAAACGAAGGAACTCGGCAGCGTCTCCTGA